One genomic segment of Halomarina pelagica includes these proteins:
- a CDS encoding ABC transporter substrate-binding protein, producing MINDSKTPLRSRRNYLKAVGVGVAAGLAGCTGGDGGGNDSGNGGTNTGSSNGGAVEEVVIGANHPLSGFLGRSGQAMTNAGKLAAMHVNEAGGIEALDGATLKFVSRDNKGSQEEGAPVEQQLIEEDGAHILTGCFSSPVTLAATQVAERAGIPHVIDVSVANSILQGRGLNYAYRIQTPASGMAGDYARFMPEITAASGVPMKTASLVYLDNAFGQSIRETLATDLPENGVELVEESAYTFGQESMDTEATRVKQANADAFIFVGYGGGGIRMMQSLQNVDYRPPLLTGTSTPTFTDDDVIAQIGKFANGGFGNNYEFDYNKEETDKIFADYRREYGKPLGVTHTVMTYSMVKVAQAALEEAGSVDPDDINEALKRITVEDHPAAMGPIEFKENGENKNALSPMLQVQNLDAQLVWPEKYAQTAPKL from the coding sequence ATGATCAACGATAGCAAGACTCCTCTCCGGAGTCGCCGGAACTACCTGAAAGCCGTCGGTGTCGGTGTCGCAGCGGGATTGGCCGGCTGCACCGGCGGCGACGGTGGCGGGAACGACAGCGGGAACGGCGGTACGAACACCGGTTCGTCGAACGGGGGTGCGGTCGAAGAGGTCGTCATCGGGGCGAACCACCCACTGAGCGGGTTCCTCGGGCGCTCCGGTCAGGCGATGACGAACGCGGGGAAACTCGCCGCGATGCACGTCAACGAGGCCGGTGGCATCGAGGCGCTCGACGGCGCGACGTTGAAATTCGTCAGTCGGGACAACAAGGGCTCGCAGGAAGAGGGTGCCCCGGTCGAACAGCAACTCATCGAGGAGGACGGTGCACACATCCTCACGGGCTGTTTCTCCTCGCCGGTCACGCTCGCCGCGACCCAGGTCGCGGAGCGGGCGGGCATCCCGCACGTCATCGACGTCTCGGTCGCGAACAGTATCCTGCAGGGTCGTGGCCTGAACTACGCCTACCGCATTCAGACGCCCGCGAGCGGTATGGCTGGCGACTACGCCCGGTTCATGCCCGAGATCACGGCGGCGAGCGGGGTCCCGATGAAGACGGCCTCGCTCGTCTACCTCGACAACGCGTTCGGGCAGTCGATCCGTGAGACGCTCGCCACGGACCTCCCGGAGAACGGAGTCGAACTCGTCGAGGAGTCCGCGTACACCTTCGGACAGGAGTCGATGGACACGGAGGCGACCCGCGTGAAGCAGGCCAACGCGGACGCGTTCATCTTCGTCGGCTACGGCGGTGGCGGTATCCGGATGATGCAGTCGTTGCAGAACGTCGACTACCGGCCGCCCCTGCTCACGGGCACCTCGACGCCGACGTTCACCGACGACGACGTCATCGCCCAGATCGGGAAGTTCGCCAACGGCGGCTTCGGGAACAACTACGAGTTCGATTACAACAAGGAGGAGACGGACAAGATCTTCGCCGACTACCGTCGGGAGTACGGAAAGCCCCTCGGCGTCACCCACACGGTCATGACCTACTCGATGGTCAAGGTCGCCCAGGCCGCCCTCGAGGAGGCGGGTTCGGTCGATCCCGACGACATCAACGAGGCGCTGAAGCGCATCACCGTGGAGGACCACCCCGCGGCCATGGGGCCCATCGAGTTCAAGGAAAACGGTGAGAACAAGAACGCGCTCTCGCCGATGCTCCAGGTGCAGAACCTGGACGCCCAACTGGTCTGGCCCGAGAAGTACGCGCAGACGGCACCGAAACTGTGA
- a CDS encoding branched-chain amino acid ABC transporter permease gives MVLPLIIDDVVSAVSEFAGDVVELDPVLLQLTVFALLLGGVFALAALGLTMIFGVMDVVNFAHGMLIVTGMYVVFFVHTTFGVNPLFALPVAVVALFALGVVISVATIEPIIEAPEENQFIVTLGLSFILLALIQIQFSPDPRSIVLDLGRYQLGGAQIPKGQAYALVIAVVAMGALWLFLQRTELGTAIRATADNREGAWYVGIDVPNVDHLTVGLGSAMAGLAGAAIVIFSPFDPFIGESYLVKAFVIVVLGGLGSLPGAFVGGLIVGFIQVFGGFYLPGTTNEIVIFLLFILLLYLKPTGLFGEREV, from the coding sequence ATGGTACTCCCGCTCATCATCGACGACGTCGTCAGTGCCGTCAGCGAGTTCGCCGGCGACGTCGTCGAACTCGACCCGGTCCTGTTGCAACTCACCGTCTTCGCGCTGTTGCTCGGCGGCGTGTTCGCGCTGGCCGCGCTGGGCCTGACGATGATCTTCGGCGTGATGGACGTCGTCAACTTCGCCCACGGGATGCTCATCGTCACCGGGATGTACGTCGTCTTCTTCGTCCACACGACGTTCGGCGTGAACCCACTGTTCGCGCTGCCGGTAGCCGTCGTCGCGCTGTTCGCGCTCGGGGTCGTCATCAGCGTCGCAACGATCGAGCCGATCATCGAAGCCCCGGAGGAGAACCAGTTCATCGTCACGCTCGGTCTCTCGTTCATCCTCCTCGCGCTCATCCAGATCCAGTTCTCGCCGGACCCGCGATCGATCGTGCTCGACCTGGGCCGCTACCAACTGGGCGGGGCACAGATACCGAAGGGACAGGCGTACGCGCTGGTCATCGCCGTCGTCGCGATGGGGGCGTTGTGGCTGTTCCTCCAGCGAACCGAACTCGGGACCGCCATCCGCGCGACGGCGGACAACCGCGAGGGAGCGTGGTACGTCGGCATCGACGTCCCCAACGTCGACCATCTGACGGTCGGTCTCGGGAGCGCGATGGCCGGGCTGGCCGGCGCGGCCATCGTCATCTTCTCGCCGTTCGACCCGTTCATCGGCGAGAGCTACCTGGTCAAGGCGTTCGTCATCGTCGTCCTCGGCGGACTCGGCTCGCTCCCCGGCGCGTTCGTGGGTGGACTCATCGTCGGGTTCATACAGGTGTTCGGCGGGTTCTACCTCCCCGGAACGACCAACGAGATCGTCATCTTCCTGCTGTTCATCCTCCTGCTGTACCTGAAACCGACCGGTCTCTTCGGGGAGAGGGAGGTCTGA
- a CDS encoding branched-chain amino acid ABC transporter permease, translating to MADSTSTQTGIGDLAARIDESGYGPYVKGALGFGLLAALPYLLDVGVAGISLGSVLTLKVLILTLVFAYSSQAWNIVSGFTGYFSFGHAAFFGVGAYATQKLAIDFGINPWIGMLVGGGIAVLVALLVGFLNFRYDLKGHYFALATFAIAMLLGVVVRNTSELGGAIGYYRPFPREYGAEYGLLAFQFQSDLPYYYVIFAFLVVVTVVAYALKESQLGLYLFAIRENENAAASVGIPTFRYKMLAISVSAFFTAWAGAFWSMYFEIIRPSTVFGLSKNVEILLPAVVGGLGTVPGAIVGAFFVFPLAEFFRANVDQIVGLDDVVYGVALVLVALVLPNGLISLRERIRERRD from the coding sequence ATGGCGGACAGCACCTCAACCCAGACGGGGATCGGCGACCTGGCCGCGCGCATCGACGAGTCGGGGTACGGCCCCTACGTGAAGGGCGCGCTCGGGTTCGGTCTGCTCGCCGCCCTCCCGTACCTCCTCGACGTCGGAGTCGCGGGGATCAGCCTCGGATCCGTCCTCACGCTGAAGGTCCTCATCCTCACCCTCGTGTTCGCCTACTCGAGTCAGGCGTGGAACATCGTCTCCGGGTTCACGGGTTACTTCTCGTTCGGCCACGCGGCGTTCTTCGGCGTCGGCGCGTACGCCACCCAGAAGCTCGCCATCGACTTCGGCATCAACCCCTGGATCGGAATGCTCGTCGGCGGCGGCATCGCCGTCCTCGTCGCGCTGCTCGTGGGCTTTCTGAACTTCCGGTACGACCTGAAGGGCCACTACTTCGCGCTGGCGACGTTCGCCATCGCCATGCTGCTCGGCGTCGTCGTGCGGAACACGAGCGAACTGGGCGGCGCTATCGGCTACTATCGGCCGTTCCCCCGCGAGTACGGCGCGGAGTACGGCCTCCTCGCCTTCCAGTTCCAGAGCGACCTGCCGTACTACTACGTCATCTTCGCGTTCCTCGTCGTCGTGACAGTGGTGGCGTACGCGCTGAAGGAGTCGCAACTGGGGCTCTACCTGTTCGCCATCCGAGAGAACGAGAACGCCGCGGCCAGCGTCGGCATCCCGACGTTCCGATACAAGATGCTCGCCATCAGCGTCTCCGCGTTCTTCACCGCCTGGGCCGGTGCGTTCTGGAGCATGTACTTCGAGATCATCCGGCCGTCGACGGTCTTCGGGCTCTCGAAGAACGTCGAGATACTCCTCCCCGCGGTCGTCGGTGGACTCGGGACCGTCCCGGGTGCGATCGTCGGCGCGTTCTTCGTCTTCCCGCTGGCGGAGTTCTTCCGCGCGAACGTCGACCAGATCGTCGGGCTCGACGACGTCGTGTACGGCGTCGCGCTCGTGCTCGTCGCGCTGGTCCTCCCGAACGGACTCATCTCGCTACGCGAGCGCATTCGCGAGCGACGCGATTGA
- a CDS encoding SDR family NAD(P)-dependent oxidoreductase, whose product MRIDLTDRTAIVTGASAGIGRGIAVSLAEAGARVVVADRHDTPPSGAERTTVERVVEEGGDAEFVETDVADYDSVAALVEATVSTWGGLDVLVNNAGISHDGTVEETTPEEWDRVLDVNLTGVYNGVHHAMPHLRESDAPRVVNVASQLAFVAQRRKPAYLASKGGVVSLTRSLALDYATVPVLVNAVCPGVVRTELTRDALADDDRRAFFESQTPLPYLGRPEDVGAVTAFLASEYARFVTGQCFVVDGGYTIQ is encoded by the coding sequence ATGCGGATCGATCTCACCGACCGAACCGCGATCGTCACGGGGGCGAGCGCCGGGATCGGTCGGGGTATCGCGGTGTCCCTGGCCGAGGCCGGCGCGCGGGTCGTCGTCGCGGACCGACACGACACGCCGCCCTCCGGGGCCGAGCGGACGACCGTCGAACGCGTCGTGGAGGAGGGCGGTGACGCCGAGTTCGTGGAGACCGACGTCGCCGACTACGACAGCGTGGCGGCGCTCGTCGAGGCGACCGTCTCGACGTGGGGCGGGCTCGACGTCCTCGTGAACAACGCCGGCATCTCGCACGACGGGACCGTCGAGGAGACAACGCCGGAGGAGTGGGACCGGGTGCTCGACGTGAACCTCACCGGGGTCTACAACGGCGTTCACCACGCGATGCCCCACCTGAGAGAGAGCGACGCCCCTCGCGTCGTCAACGTCGCCTCCCAGTTGGCGTTCGTCGCCCAGCGACGCAAACCCGCGTACCTCGCCTCGAAGGGCGGCGTCGTCTCGCTCACCCGCTCGCTCGCGCTCGATTACGCGACCGTCCCGGTGCTCGTCAACGCCGTCTGTCCCGGCGTCGTTCGAACCGAGCTGACGAGAGACGCGCTCGCGGACGACGACCGCCGGGCGTTCTTCGAGTCGCAGACGCCGCTTCCGTATCTCGGCCGGCCGGAGGACGTCGGCGCGGTGACGGCGTTCCTCGCCTCCGAGTACGCGCGGTTCGTCACCGGACAGTGTTTCGTCGTCGACGGCGGCTACACGATACAGTGA
- a CDS encoding MmgE/PrpD family protein: MASPADRAWIADTTAFLAEPVPDEVLDHGVRVVADVLSAAVAGSAAGANDRVAAGMTLPPGEVSVVGTDRTTDPGSAALLNGAAAITPEIEEGHNTGGHVGAGVVIGGFALAEAYDADGDALVEGVVKAYELCTRIENAIFLMKDRMNEALPWLLRDPHSTWTTIGPAVAGAIAMGADDETVGEAFRLGANLAVVSMHDPYREGAPARNYTAGFSAQAGVNAALAAAAGLEGSRAAMRAVYDPLREMKGEAFDRSFADLGEHWTVAENYYKFTPSCRYTHAPLGALEAIADEVDADEVESIDVYAYRNACDLDYADYTTMTSGKFSIPYVLARYLASGDLWFDDFEDAALADPDVRALARRVHLHHDLGYEETFPERWSARVEVTHTDGTTVEAECIDAPGDHRNFPGEDALVAKFERVLAWRLGDERARTALGELLDVRDVTARDVGTALRT, translated from the coding sequence ATGGCTAGCCCAGCGGACAGAGCGTGGATAGCGGACACGACGGCGTTTCTCGCCGAACCGGTTCCCGACGAGGTGCTCGATCACGGGGTACGGGTGGTCGCGGACGTACTCTCCGCGGCGGTGGCGGGCTCCGCCGCGGGGGCGAACGATCGGGTCGCAGCCGGGATGACGCTACCGCCCGGCGAGGTGTCGGTCGTCGGCACCGACCGGACGACCGATCCGGGGAGCGCCGCCCTGCTGAACGGGGCGGCGGCCATCACCCCCGAGATCGAGGAGGGCCACAACACCGGCGGCCACGTCGGAGCGGGCGTCGTTATCGGCGGGTTCGCGCTCGCGGAGGCGTACGACGCTGACGGCGATGCGCTCGTCGAGGGGGTCGTGAAAGCCTACGAGCTGTGTACGCGCATCGAAAACGCGATATTCCTGATGAAAGACCGGATGAACGAGGCGTTGCCCTGGCTCCTCCGCGACCCGCACTCGACGTGGACGACGATCGGCCCGGCCGTCGCGGGGGCCATCGCGATGGGAGCGGACGACGAGACCGTCGGGGAGGCCTTCCGACTCGGTGCGAACCTCGCGGTCGTCTCGATGCACGATCCGTACCGCGAGGGCGCACCCGCCCGCAACTACACGGCGGGGTTCTCCGCGCAGGCCGGCGTGAACGCGGCACTCGCCGCGGCCGCCGGGCTGGAGGGGTCACGAGCCGCGATGCGAGCGGTGTACGATCCGCTCCGCGAGATGAAGGGGGAGGCGTTCGACCGGTCGTTCGCCGATCTCGGCGAGCACTGGACCGTCGCGGAGAACTACTACAAGTTCACGCCGTCGTGCCGATACACCCACGCCCCGCTCGGCGCGCTCGAAGCTATCGCTGACGAGGTGGACGCGGACGAGGTCGAGTCGATCGACGTCTACGCCTATCGGAACGCGTGCGACCTCGACTACGCCGACTACACGACGATGACGAGCGGGAAGTTCTCCATCCCCTACGTCCTCGCGCGGTATCTCGCGTCGGGCGATCTCTGGTTCGACGACTTCGAGGACGCGGCACTGGCCGACCCGGACGTGCGAGCACTCGCCCGGCGGGTCCACCTCCACCACGACCTCGGCTACGAGGAGACGTTCCCGGAACGCTGGAGCGCGCGGGTGGAGGTGACACACACCGACGGCACCACGGTCGAGGCCGAGTGCATCGACGCCCCGGGCGACCACCGGAACTTCCCCGGCGAGGACGCGCTGGTGGCGAAGTTCGAGCGCGTGCTCGCGTGGCGACTCGGCGACGAGCGGGCGAGGACGGCGCTCGGCGAACTGCTCGACGTGCGGGACGTGACGGCCCGGGACGTCGGAACGGCGCTGCGGACGTGA
- a CDS encoding universal stress protein, whose protein sequence is MATRQILLAVADDENRARTQARAVTGLFDPDDASVVLHHTFTDNPEGAYVDQVASVRRAREVLDDAGFDVTLTESSGDPAAEILDLAADLDADLVCVGSRRRSPTGKAVFGSTTQQVLLDADRPVLAVPDVSFRA, encoded by the coding sequence ATGGCTACCCGACAGATACTGCTCGCCGTCGCCGACGACGAGAACCGCGCCCGGACGCAGGCCCGCGCCGTCACGGGTCTCTTCGACCCGGACGACGCGAGCGTCGTCCTCCACCACACCTTCACCGACAACCCCGAGGGGGCGTACGTCGACCAGGTCGCGTCGGTCCGCCGCGCGCGCGAGGTCCTCGACGACGCCGGGTTCGACGTGACGCTCACCGAGTCGAGCGGCGATCCCGCCGCCGAGATACTCGACCTCGCCGCGGACCTCGACGCGGACCTCGTCTGCGTCGGATCGCGTCGGCGCTCGCCGACGGGCAAGGCCGTCTTCGGCAGCACCACCCAGCAGGTCCTGCTGGACGCCGATCGACCCGTGCTCGCCGTCCCCGACGTGTCCTTTCGGGCCTGA
- a CDS encoding CaiB/BaiF CoA transferase family protein, producing MVGEAERPSGDRGPLDGITVLDASRVLAGPFCTMQLGDLGADVVKIERPGEGDQTRGWHPPTYGDSGESAYYLSVNRNKRSVTLDLAGEAGQTVFRDLARNADVLVENFRVGTMESWGLGYEDLRAANPELVYCSLSGYGEWGPARDRPAYDIVVQGEAGMMSITGVEDGPPVRVGVAIADIGAGMYCTQAILAALFAREFGSAGGQKIDVSLFDGQVAWMTYMASNYFATGEPPGRMGSKHPTIAPYQAFLTRDGYVVVAVSSEHMWPRFCRAIDREDLVDDDRFAVNAKRVENRETLDALLDDELGEYTTDELVDRLDEAGVPATPVQDLEQVFDHEQVRARGMRQSIEHPTAGVVEMPGSPMHFSSTPATIRRAPPLLGEHTAEVLAEYGYSEAEIERLEADGVV from the coding sequence ATGGTCGGTGAAGCCGAGCGGCCCAGCGGTGACCGCGGCCCGCTCGACGGGATCACCGTGCTCGACGCGTCGCGGGTGCTCGCCGGGCCGTTCTGCACGATGCAACTCGGAGACCTCGGCGCGGACGTCGTCAAGATCGAGCGACCGGGCGAGGGCGACCAGACCCGCGGGTGGCACCCGCCGACCTACGGCGACAGCGGGGAAAGCGCCTACTACCTCAGCGTCAACCGGAACAAGCGCTCCGTCACGCTCGACCTCGCCGGCGAGGCGGGGCAGACGGTCTTTCGCGACCTCGCGCGGAACGCGGACGTCCTCGTCGAGAACTTCCGCGTGGGGACGATGGAGTCGTGGGGGCTTGGCTACGAAGACCTCCGCGCGGCGAACCCCGAACTCGTCTACTGCTCGCTGTCCGGCTACGGCGAGTGGGGTCCGGCCCGCGACCGCCCGGCTTACGACATCGTCGTGCAGGGCGAGGCCGGGATGATGAGCATCACCGGCGTCGAGGACGGACCTCCCGTCCGCGTCGGGGTTGCCATCGCCGACATCGGTGCCGGGATGTACTGCACGCAGGCCATCCTGGCGGCGCTGTTCGCCCGGGAGTTCGGGTCGGCCGGTGGACAGAAGATCGACGTCAGCCTCTTCGACGGCCAGGTGGCGTGGATGACGTACATGGCCTCGAACTACTTCGCCACGGGCGAGCCGCCGGGTCGGATGGGGAGCAAACACCCGACCATCGCTCCGTACCAGGCGTTCCTCACGCGCGACGGCTACGTGGTCGTGGCCGTCTCCTCGGAACACATGTGGCCCCGGTTCTGCCGGGCCATCGATCGGGAGGACCTCGTCGACGACGACCGGTTCGCCGTCAACGCGAAGCGGGTCGAGAACCGCGAGACGCTCGACGCGCTGCTCGACGACGAACTGGGCGAGTACACGACCGACGAACTCGTCGATCGGCTCGACGAAGCTGGCGTCCCCGCGACCCCCGTTCAGGACCTCGAACAGGTGTTCGACCACGAGCAGGTCCGCGCACGAGGGATGCGACAGTCGATCGAGCACCCGACCGCGGGCGTCGTGGAGATGCCGGGGAGCCCGATGCACTTCTCCAGCACCCCGGCGACGATCCGACGCGCACCGCCGCTCCTGGGCGAACACACCGCCGAGGTGCTGGCGGAGTACGGCTACAGCGAAGCCGAGATCGAGCGGCTGGAGGCCGACGGCGTCGTCTGA
- a CDS encoding MBL fold metallo-hydrolase, with amino-acid sequence MPPEYDGLTFTRPGHATVRIQSDDLFAYVDPWSDVVDGRPADADLVFVTHDDYDHYDPDGIEAVSTPETTVVVYEGVDATDLDRDVRSLAADEEFTVEGVTARAVPAYNDPEGEHVREPGVPYHAEGEGIGLLFDFDGATILVPSDTDFLPVHRELSAAVVLPPIGGTYTMDRREAADLAAAVGASLVLPVHYDTFEAIETDAEAFVEDVRARGMDAVLF; translated from the coding sequence GTGCCCCCCGAGTACGACGGCCTGACGTTCACGCGACCGGGCCACGCCACCGTCCGCATCCAGTCCGACGATCTCTTCGCGTACGTCGACCCGTGGAGCGACGTCGTCGACGGTCGGCCGGCTGACGCCGACCTCGTCTTCGTCACGCACGACGACTACGACCACTACGATCCCGACGGCATCGAGGCCGTCTCCACCCCCGAGACGACGGTCGTCGTCTACGAGGGGGTGGACGCGACCGACCTCGATCGCGACGTCCGGTCACTCGCGGCCGACGAGGAGTTTACCGTCGAGGGCGTCACCGCCCGGGCAGTGCCGGCGTACAACGATCCGGAGGGCGAGCACGTCCGGGAACCGGGCGTCCCGTACCACGCCGAGGGGGAGGGTATCGGTCTCCTGTTCGACTTCGACGGCGCGACGATCCTCGTCCCGAGCGACACGGACTTCCTCCCCGTCCACCGCGAACTCTCGGCGGCCGTCGTCCTCCCGCCGATCGGTGGAACCTACACGATGGATCGCCGCGAGGCGGCCGACCTCGCGGCCGCGGTCGGGGCGTCGCTCGTCCTCCCGGTCCACTACGACACGTTCGAGGCCATCGAGACGGACGCCGAGGCGTTCGTCGAGGACGTCCGGGCGCGCGGGATGGACGCGGTACTGTTCTGA
- a CDS encoding CaiB/BaiF CoA transferase family protein — translation MNEANHDGGPLRGLTAVEAGSMISGPTVGRLLADFGATVIKVEHPEFGDHIRSFGPQKGGIGLWHKYLSRNKRSVTLDLSAERGQAVFEDLVSEADVLIENFRPGTFERWNLGYGRLREVAPGLVMLRMSGFGQDGPYAEKPGFGTLAEAMSGFAYLNGFPDREPLLPPTGLADSIAALYATFSVMFALYDREVNGGSGQCIDVSLIEPIFNVLGPQPLRYQQLGEVEARSGNRSTSSAPRNVYRTSDDRWVAISASAQPLAMRTFDAIGRPDLKDDPRFSTNERRVENVEELDAIVQEWMDEHTREEVLAAFDAADATLAPIYNVEDILHDEHYRAREATVTVDDPDLGEAVVQSVVPKFSETPGEVRHLGADLGEHNDAVYGDLLGYDEALRAELEEDGVV, via the coding sequence ATGAACGAAGCAAATCACGACGGTGGACCGCTCCGCGGCCTGACGGCCGTCGAGGCGGGGTCGATGATCTCCGGGCCGACGGTGGGCCGCCTGCTGGCGGACTTCGGCGCGACGGTGATCAAGGTCGAACATCCCGAGTTCGGCGATCACATCCGGAGCTTCGGCCCGCAGAAGGGGGGGATCGGCCTCTGGCACAAGTACCTCTCGCGGAACAAGCGGTCGGTCACGCTCGACCTGAGCGCCGAGCGCGGGCAGGCCGTGTTCGAGGACCTCGTGAGCGAGGCGGACGTGCTGATCGAGAACTTCCGCCCCGGCACGTTCGAGCGGTGGAACCTCGGTTACGGGCGGCTCCGCGAGGTCGCCCCCGGCCTGGTGATGCTCCGGATGTCGGGGTTCGGGCAGGACGGCCCCTACGCGGAGAAGCCGGGGTTCGGTACGCTCGCTGAGGCGATGAGCGGCTTCGCCTACCTCAACGGCTTCCCGGACCGCGAGCCGCTGCTCCCGCCGACGGGCCTCGCGGACTCCATCGCGGCGCTCTACGCCACCTTCTCCGTGATGTTCGCGCTGTACGACCGAGAGGTGAACGGCGGGAGCGGCCAGTGTATCGACGTGAGCCTCATCGAACCGATCTTCAACGTCCTCGGCCCCCAGCCGCTGCGCTACCAGCAGCTCGGGGAGGTCGAGGCGCGCTCGGGCAACCGCTCTACCTCCTCCGCGCCGCGGAACGTCTACCGGACGAGCGACGACCGCTGGGTCGCCATCTCCGCGAGCGCACAGCCCCTCGCCATGCGCACCTTCGACGCCATCGGTCGTCCCGACCTCAAGGACGACCCGCGCTTTTCGACCAACGAGCGCCGCGTCGAGAACGTCGAGGAACTCGACGCGATCGTACAGGAGTGGATGGACGAGCACACCCGAGAGGAGGTGCTCGCCGCGTTCGACGCCGCGGACGCGACGCTCGCGCCGATCTACAACGTCGAGGACATCCTGCACGACGAGCACTACCGGGCGAGGGAGGCGACCGTGACGGTCGACGACCCCGACCTCGGGGAGGCGGTCGTCCAGAGCGTCGTCCCGAAGTTCTCCGAGACGCCGGGCGAGGTCCGCCACCTCGGCGCGGACCTGGGCGAGCACAACGACGCGGTGTACGGCGACCTGCTCGGCTACGACGAGGCGCTACGCGCGGAACTCGAGGAGGACGGGGTCGTATGA
- a CDS encoding hydroxymethylglutaryl-CoA lyase — MSLRLPDSVTVVEMLPRDGFQRLNEFVPTDEKVEIVDRLSATGVDEIEITSFTHPKAVPTLRDADEVAARIERRDGVTYRALVPNRVGMERAIDAEVDKVNALVTVSETYSRKNQNMTVEEILGEIEAICDLAADHDVEVEAGMGTSFYCPYEGRVPRDRTLDVVDRVVAAGVDEVTLATTMGLANPVQVAETFEAVFERHPDLDAGLHLHDTNGMSLANTLAAMESGVSRFDASVCGLGGGVVLPGGMSGVGNTPTEDLVHMLAAMGVDANADLERVTDVARDVRDRLELSTASHVLAGGTVEGVLDAVAAGEGDD; from the coding sequence ATGAGCCTCCGCCTCCCCGACTCCGTGACCGTCGTCGAGATGCTGCCCCGCGACGGGTTTCAGCGCCTCAACGAGTTCGTCCCGACCGACGAGAAGGTCGAGATCGTCGACCGGCTGAGCGCGACCGGCGTGGACGAGATCGAGATCACGTCGTTCACCCACCCGAAGGCGGTGCCGACGCTTCGGGACGCCGACGAGGTCGCGGCGCGGATCGAGCGCCGCGACGGCGTGACCTACCGGGCGCTCGTGCCGAACCGGGTCGGGATGGAGCGCGCGATCGACGCCGAGGTGGACAAGGTGAACGCGCTCGTCACGGTGAGCGAGACGTACAGCCGGAAGAACCAGAACATGACCGTCGAGGAGATTCTGGGAGAGATCGAGGCGATCTGCGATCTCGCCGCGGACCACGACGTCGAGGTCGAGGCGGGGATGGGGACGAGCTTCTACTGCCCCTACGAGGGACGGGTCCCCCGCGATCGGACCCTCGACGTGGTCGACCGCGTCGTCGCGGCGGGCGTCGACGAGGTGACGCTGGCGACGACGATGGGCCTCGCGAACCCCGTCCAGGTCGCGGAGACCTTCGAGGCCGTCTTCGAGCGCCACCCCGACCTCGACGCGGGGTTGCACCTCCACGACACGAACGGGATGAGCCTCGCGAACACGCTCGCGGCGATGGAGAGCGGCGTCTCGCGCTTCGACGCGTCGGTGTGCGGCCTCGGCGGCGGCGTCGTCCTCCCCGGCGGGATGAGCGGCGTCGGCAACACGCCGACCGAGGACCTCGTCCACATGCTCGCCGCGATGGGCGTCGACGCGAACGCCGACCTGGAGCGCGTGACCGACGTCGCGCGCGACGTGCGCGACCGACTGGAGCTGTCCACCGCGAGCCACGTCCTCGCCGGGGGCACCGTCGAGGGCGTCCTCGACGCGGTCGCCGCAGGGGAGGGAGACGACTGA